From Rhodococcus antarcticus, the proteins below share one genomic window:
- the rbfA gene encoding 30S ribosome-binding factor RbfA, which produces MADPARARKLARRIAQIVATAIEHEIKDSRLEFITVTDAKVTNDLHDATVYYTVRGARVDEEPDLQTAGMALEKAKGALRTRVGAGTGVRYTPTLTFVADTVPDAARHMEELLERARRLDAEVALAAAGATPAGDADPYREPRVREPEPETDDAADDAADDGDHDEDTGLDRDQGGGAVSRG; this is translated from the coding sequence ATGGCTGACCCGGCACGCGCGCGCAAGCTCGCCCGGCGCATCGCGCAGATCGTCGCCACCGCCATCGAGCACGAGATCAAGGACTCCCGGCTGGAGTTCATCACCGTCACCGACGCCAAGGTCACCAACGACCTGCACGACGCCACCGTGTACTACACGGTGCGCGGGGCCCGGGTCGACGAGGAGCCCGACCTGCAGACGGCCGGGATGGCGCTGGAGAAGGCCAAGGGTGCGCTGCGCACCCGGGTGGGGGCTGGCACCGGTGTCCGCTACACCCCGACGCTGACCTTCGTCGCCGACACCGTGCCCGATGCCGCCCGGCACATGGAGGAGCTGCTCGAGCGTGCCCGCCGCCTCGACGCCGAGGTTGCCCTCGCGGCCGCCGGAGCCACCCCGGCCGGCGACGCCGACCCCTACCGGGAGCCCCGCGTGCGCGAGCCGGAGCCCGAGACGGACGACGCCGCGGACGACGCCGCGGACGACGGGGACCACGACGAGGACACCGGGCTGGACCGCGACCAGGGCGGTGGGGCAGTCTCCCGGGGATGA
- a CDS encoding MATE family efflux transporter — translation MADVAAPEDLDQVGGRRILGLALPALPVLAAEPLYLLVDTAVVGRLGAVALGALAVGAVVLAQVSTQLTFLSYGTTARAARLHGAGRRTDAVAEGVQASWLAGGVGIVLLALVQLVAGPVTRLLAGGGELAAQAEGWLRIASLGIPLVLVTLAGNGWMRGVQDTVRPLRYVLIGNGVSAVVCPVLVLGVGWGLPGSAVANVLAQVLSAGLFLRALAVERRAGAVSLRPDPRTIGAHLVLGRDLVLRSLAFQACFLSAAAVAARSGTAVVAAHQVVLQLWTFTSLVLDSLAVAAQALVGAALGAGRTAGARALAWRVTRWSAVFAAVIAAGFAAAHSVLPRVFTPDPAVLAQVPDAWWFLVAVVPVAGVVFALDGVLLGAGDAAFLRTATLGCAVLGFLPLIWLSELAGWGLRGIWAGLTAFVVLRMATVVARVRSDRWVVAGPVRT, via the coding sequence GTGGCGGACGTCGCCGCGCCCGAGGACCTCGACCAGGTCGGGGGCCGCCGCATCCTCGGGCTGGCACTGCCGGCGCTGCCCGTGCTCGCGGCGGAGCCGCTGTACCTGCTCGTCGACACCGCGGTGGTGGGCCGGCTGGGGGCGGTGGCCCTGGGTGCGCTCGCCGTGGGTGCCGTCGTGCTGGCCCAGGTCAGCACCCAGCTGACGTTCCTCTCCTACGGCACCACGGCGCGTGCCGCCCGGCTGCACGGCGCGGGCCGGCGCACCGACGCCGTCGCCGAGGGCGTGCAGGCCAGCTGGCTCGCGGGCGGTGTCGGGATCGTCCTGCTGGCCCTGGTGCAGCTCGTGGCCGGACCGGTCACCCGGCTGCTCGCCGGTGGGGGGGAGCTGGCCGCGCAGGCGGAGGGGTGGCTGCGGATCGCCTCGCTCGGCATCCCGCTGGTGCTGGTGACCCTGGCCGGCAACGGCTGGATGCGCGGGGTCCAGGACACCGTGCGGCCGCTGCGCTACGTGCTCATCGGCAACGGGGTCTCCGCGGTGGTGTGCCCGGTGCTGGTGCTCGGCGTGGGCTGGGGCCTGCCCGGCTCGGCCGTGGCGAACGTGCTGGCGCAGGTGCTGTCAGCGGGGTTGTTCCTGCGGGCGCTGGCCGTCGAGCGCCGGGCGGGTGCGGTGTCGTTGCGGCCGGACCCGCGCACGATCGGTGCCCACCTGGTGCTCGGCCGCGACCTGGTGCTGCGCAGCCTCGCCTTCCAGGCCTGCTTCCTCTCCGCCGCCGCGGTGGCGGCGCGCTCGGGGACGGCGGTGGTGGCGGCGCACCAGGTGGTGCTGCAGCTGTGGACCTTCACCTCGCTGGTGCTGGACTCGCTGGCGGTGGCCGCCCAGGCGCTGGTCGGTGCCGCGCTCGGAGCCGGCCGGACGGCGGGGGCCCGGGCGCTGGCGTGGCGGGTGACGCGGTGGTCGGCGGTGTTCGCGGCGGTCATCGCGGCGGGCTTCGCTGCCGCGCACTCCGTGCTCCCCCGGGTGTTCACCCCGGACCCGGCGGTGCTGGCGCAGGTGCCGGACGCGTGGTGGTTCCTGGTGGCGGTGGTCCCGGTGGCCGGGGTCGTGTTCGCCCTGGACGGGGTGCTGCTCGGGGCCGGCGACGCCGCGTTCCTGCGCACGGCCACCCTGGGCTGCGCCGTGCTGGGGTTCCTGCCGCTGATCTGGCTCTCCGAGCTGGCGGGCTGGGGCCTGCGCGGGATCTGGGCGGGGCTGACGGCGTTCGTGGTGCTGCGGATGGCCACCGTGGTGGCGCGGGTGCGCTCGGACCGCTGGGTGGTGGCGGGACCCGTGCGCACCTGA
- the nusA gene encoding transcription termination factor NusA yields the protein MNIDVAALRAIEVEKGISASLVLSAIRTALLTAYKHTEGHSADAWIDIDAKSGLVRVMAKEIGPDGEVVSEWDDTPEGFGRIAAATARQVILQRLRDAEHEQSFGELSAHEGEVVTGIVQRDTRANARGLVVVRIGTEAKGIEGVMPPAEQVPGESYEHGDYVKSFVVGVTRGQHGPQVTLSRTHPNLVRKLFALEVPEIADGSVEIMAVARESGHRSKIAVRTTVRGLNAKGACIGPMGQRVRNVMSELAGEKIDIIDFDEDPARFVGNALSPSKVVSVTVVDAAARSARVVVPDYQLSLAIGKEGQNARLAARLTGWRIDIRSDAAVEPAAVEAAADEPAAVEPAADEVAPVDDVSSVAAREG from the coding sequence GTGAACATCGACGTTGCGGCCCTGCGGGCCATCGAGGTGGAGAAGGGGATCTCCGCGTCCCTGGTGCTCTCGGCCATCCGGACGGCGCTGCTGACGGCCTACAAGCACACCGAGGGGCACTCGGCCGACGCGTGGATCGACATCGACGCGAAGTCCGGGCTCGTCCGGGTGATGGCCAAGGAGATCGGCCCCGACGGCGAGGTCGTCTCCGAGTGGGACGACACCCCGGAAGGCTTCGGCCGCATCGCCGCGGCCACCGCGCGCCAGGTGATCCTGCAGCGGCTCCGCGACGCCGAGCACGAGCAGTCCTTCGGCGAGCTCTCCGCCCACGAGGGCGAGGTCGTCACCGGCATCGTCCAGCGCGACACCCGGGCCAACGCACGCGGGCTCGTCGTGGTGCGGATCGGCACCGAGGCCAAGGGCATCGAGGGCGTGATGCCGCCGGCGGAGCAGGTGCCGGGGGAGTCCTACGAGCACGGCGACTACGTGAAGAGCTTCGTGGTCGGCGTGACCAGGGGCCAGCACGGACCGCAGGTGACGCTCTCGCGCACGCACCCCAACCTGGTCCGCAAGCTCTTCGCCCTCGAGGTCCCCGAGATCGCGGACGGCTCGGTCGAGATCATGGCGGTCGCCCGCGAGTCCGGCCACCGGTCCAAGATCGCCGTGCGCACCACCGTGCGCGGGCTCAACGCCAAGGGTGCGTGCATCGGGCCGATGGGCCAGCGGGTGCGCAACGTCATGAGCGAGCTCGCGGGGGAGAAGATCGACATCATCGACTTCGACGAGGACCCGGCGCGCTTCGTCGGCAACGCGCTCTCCCCGTCCAAGGTCGTCTCCGTCACCGTGGTCGACGCCGCGGCCCGTTCCGCCCGCGTGGTCGTGCCGGACTACCAGCTCTCGCTCGCCATCGGCAAGGAGGGGCAGAACGCCCGGCTCGCCGCCCGCCTGACCGGGTGGCGCATCGACATCCGCAGCGACGCCGCCGTCGAGCCCGCCGCGGTCGAGGCCGCTGCCGACGAGCCCGCTGCCGTCGAGCCCGCTGCCGACGAGGTGGCCCCGGTGGACGACGTTTCGTCGGTCGCGGCGCGGGAGGGTTAG
- the rimP gene encoding ribosome maturation factor RimP — protein sequence MPVPPPDKVTELVGGVVADSGAELETVTVSAAGRRSVVKLVVDAEDGLDLDAVAELTRAVSAVLDEEPSIGEAAYTLEVTTPGVDRPLTHERHWRRNRGRRAAVRVGGELLTVRIGEVVDATVVLVLPDRREPTVRTVALADVEHAVVEVEFSNPDPRELALSGAPRATPTSVPDGNDTVDDGNDTADDEENR from the coding sequence ATGCCCGTCCCGCCCCCGGACAAGGTCACCGAGCTCGTCGGTGGGGTCGTCGCTGACTCCGGCGCCGAGCTCGAGACCGTCACCGTCTCCGCCGCCGGCCGCCGCAGCGTGGTCAAGCTCGTGGTCGACGCCGAGGACGGGCTGGACCTGGACGCGGTGGCCGAGCTGACCCGGGCCGTCTCGGCCGTCCTCGACGAGGAGCCCAGCATCGGTGAGGCGGCCTACACCCTGGAGGTCACCACCCCGGGCGTCGACAGGCCGCTCACCCACGAGCGCCACTGGCGCCGCAACCGTGGTCGCCGGGCGGCGGTGCGGGTCGGCGGCGAGCTGCTCACGGTGCGCATCGGCGAGGTGGTCGACGCCACGGTGGTCCTGGTGCTGCCGGACCGGCGCGAGCCCACCGTGCGCACGGTGGCGCTGGCGGACGTGGAGCACGCGGTGGTCGAGGTGGAGTTCAGCAACCCCGACCCGCGCGAGCTGGCGCTGAGCGGAGCGCCACGGGCCACCCCCACCAGCGTGCCCGACGGCAACGACACCGTGGACGACGGCAACGACACCGCGGACGACGAGGAGAACCGGTGA
- a CDS encoding ABC transporter permease subunit, which produces MSTPRGARPAPGSWRGTLLVLPAVLPVVAVLGVGVSTSALQSLGLMPLVGTPRLSTVAWTGSDLLGPAALSLAIAVASTVLAAVVGLVAALAVLGGGRLVALAGLLTVPVPHLVGAATTGLLLADSGLAARVLGVQQGWPQLVGGPWWVAVVLEHAWKESAFVALVVAAALAARAEALTETAATLGAGRWRRLRHVTLPLAAPALVASSGIVLVYTLGSYEVAQLLGRPSPEPLAVGAVRLFGSIDLAARPQAAALATASTVLCLLAVVVVGLVLRRLAAWR; this is translated from the coding sequence GTGAGCACCCCGCGCGGTGCCCGGCCGGCCCCGGGGTCGTGGCGGGGAACGCTGCTCGTGCTGCCCGCCGTGCTCCCGGTGGTGGCGGTGCTCGGGGTGGGGGTGAGCACGTCGGCGCTGCAGAGCCTGGGCCTGATGCCGCTCGTGGGCACCCCACGGCTGTCGACCGTGGCCTGGACCGGCTCCGACCTCCTCGGCCCGGCGGCGCTGTCGCTGGCCATCGCGGTGGCCTCGACGGTGCTGGCCGCGGTGGTCGGGCTCGTCGCGGCCCTCGCGGTCCTGGGGGGCGGTCGCCTGGTGGCGCTGGCGGGCCTGCTCACCGTGCCCGTGCCGCACCTGGTGGGGGCGGCGACCACGGGACTGCTGCTGGCCGACTCCGGCCTCGCGGCCCGGGTGCTCGGGGTGCAGCAGGGTTGGCCGCAGCTGGTCGGGGGACCGTGGTGGGTCGCCGTGGTGCTCGAGCACGCGTGGAAGGAGTCGGCCTTCGTCGCCCTGGTGGTGGCCGCCGCACTGGCCGCCCGGGCCGAGGCGCTCACCGAGACGGCGGCGACGCTGGGCGCGGGCCGGTGGCGGCGGCTGCGCCACGTCACCCTCCCGCTGGCCGCCCCCGCGCTCGTCGCGTCGTCGGGGATCGTGCTGGTCTACACCCTGGGCTCCTACGAGGTGGCCCAGCTGCTGGGGCGTCCGTCACCGGAGCCGCTGGCCGTCGGTGCGGTGCGGCTGTTCGGCTCGATCGACCTGGCCGCGCGCCCCCAGGCGGCTGCGCTGGCCACCGCGTCGACGGTGCTGTGCCTGCTGGCGGTGGTCGTGGTGGGCCTCGTGCTGCGCCGGCTGGCGGCCTGGCGGTGA
- a CDS encoding bifunctional riboflavin kinase/FAD synthetase — MQRWRGLHEVPAGWGRCVVTVGVFDGVHRGHAQLISRAVDQARERGVPCVVLTFDPHPAELVRPGSHPAQLTTLARRADLVEALGVDAFCVLPFTRDLSHLSPEGFVHQVLVERLHAAAVVVGQSFTFGYKAAGDVALLRRLGERYGFNVDGEALLSDRDVTYSSTYIRSCVDAGDVAAASAALGRPHRVEGVVVRGDGRGRDLGYPTANVAPPMHSAIPGDGVYAAWFTLLGRGPVVGTVVPGERYRAAVSIGTNPTFSGRTRTVEAFVLDTEADLYGQHVAVDFVARLRGMERFDSVDELLVAMAADTENARTALDGG, encoded by the coding sequence GTGCAGAGGTGGCGAGGACTTCACGAGGTGCCGGCGGGCTGGGGCCGGTGCGTGGTCACCGTCGGCGTGTTCGACGGGGTGCACCGCGGTCACGCGCAGCTGATCAGCCGTGCGGTGGACCAGGCCCGCGAGCGGGGGGTGCCCTGCGTGGTGCTGACCTTCGACCCGCACCCGGCCGAGCTCGTGCGTCCGGGCAGCCACCCGGCCCAGCTCACCACCCTGGCCCGGCGCGCCGACCTGGTGGAGGCCCTGGGCGTGGACGCGTTCTGCGTGCTGCCCTTCACCCGGGACCTCTCCCACCTCTCTCCGGAGGGGTTCGTGCACCAGGTGCTCGTGGAACGGCTGCACGCCGCCGCGGTGGTGGTGGGGCAGAGCTTCACCTTCGGGTACAAGGCAGCGGGGGACGTGGCCCTGCTCCGCCGGCTCGGCGAGCGCTACGGCTTCAACGTCGACGGCGAGGCCCTGCTCAGCGACCGTGACGTGACCTACTCCTCCACCTACATCCGCTCCTGCGTCGACGCCGGGGACGTGGCGGCGGCCTCGGCGGCGCTCGGCCGTCCGCACCGGGTGGAGGGTGTGGTGGTGCGGGGCGACGGTCGTGGCCGCGACCTCGGCTACCCCACCGCCAACGTGGCCCCGCCGATGCACTCCGCGATCCCCGGTGACGGGGTCTACGCCGCCTGGTTCACCCTCCTCGGCCGGGGCCCGGTGGTCGGCACCGTCGTCCCTGGTGAGCGCTACCGGGCTGCGGTGTCCATCGGCACCAACCCGACGTTCTCCGGGCGCACCCGCACGGTGGAGGCCTTCGTGCTGGACACCGAGGCCGACCTGTACGGCCAGCACGTCGCCGTGGACTTCGTGGCCCGGCTGCGCGGGATGGAGCGCTTCGACTCCGTCGACGAGCTGCTGGTGGCCATGGCCGCCGACACCGAGAACGCCCGCACGGCCCTGGACGGCGGCTAG
- a CDS encoding CDP-alcohol phosphatidyltransferase family protein, protein MLDARLRPLFAGPLDAVAARLDHPPLTPDRLTLLGLATGLASAAAAAAQWWWVSLALWLVSRAADGLDGPLARRRGVRDAGAGGFLDITCDFVVYGSTVVGVAVGASAEHGAPWWPFLLVLLAYYVNGTAFLAFSSIAERSGRTIDDGRSLSFLGGLAEGSETIAVHALWLALSSVAWQIAAVWAAVVAVSAAQRVVAGYRALR, encoded by the coding sequence GTGCTTGACGCGCGGCTGCGCCCGCTGTTCGCCGGCCCGCTCGACGCCGTCGCGGCCCGGCTGGACCATCCACCGCTCACCCCGGACCGCCTGACGCTGCTCGGCCTGGCCACCGGGCTCGCGAGCGCCGCAGCGGCGGCAGCGCAGTGGTGGTGGGTGTCGCTGGCGCTGTGGCTGGTCTCCCGGGCCGCGGACGGCCTCGACGGTCCGCTGGCCCGTCGCCGCGGGGTGCGGGACGCCGGTGCGGGTGGGTTCCTCGACATCACGTGCGACTTCGTGGTGTACGGGTCCACCGTGGTCGGGGTCGCCGTGGGGGCCAGCGCGGAGCACGGCGCACCGTGGTGGCCGTTCCTGCTGGTGCTGCTCGCCTACTACGTCAACGGGACCGCGTTCCTGGCGTTCTCCTCGATCGCCGAGCGCAGCGGTCGGACCATCGACGACGGTCGCTCGCTGTCGTTCCTGGGCGGGCTGGCCGAGGGTTCCGAGACGATCGCCGTGCACGCCCTGTGGCTCGCGCTCTCCAGCGTGGCGTGGCAGATCGCGGCGGTGTGGGCCGCCGTGGTGGCGGTGAGCGCGGCGCAGCGGGTCGTGGCCGGGTACCGCGCGCTGCGCTGA
- a CDS encoding ABC transporter permease, with protein MTVGAARRLGRAVLVAWFLLPLLPLLLWAGADRWSFPAVLPQRWGFAGVRQALGAGGVAALGRSSLLGLGVALLAVPVGAVAARALVQGRVRLPRTVGVLLLAPLALPPFAVALGLDVALLRARVPGPLGVLLLLTVAAVPYTTYTMRVAWGAYDAAVEDEARTLGAGRRAVLLRVRLPALAPALSGAAFLAFLVGWSDYVVTLLVGGGRLVTVPLLVGSSAAAVGNDALVAVLSLAAVAPPLVLLVAVAALRRGRT; from the coding sequence GTGACGGTGGGAGCGGCCCGGCGGCTGGGTCGCGCGGTGCTCGTGGCGTGGTTCCTGCTGCCCCTGCTGCCCCTGCTGCTGTGGGCCGGGGCCGACCGCTGGTCCTTCCCCGCCGTCTTGCCGCAGCGGTGGGGGTTCGCCGGGGTGCGCCAGGCCCTCGGGGCGGGTGGGGTGGCGGCCCTGGGCCGTTCCAGCCTCCTGGGGCTGGGGGTGGCCCTGCTCGCGGTGCCCGTCGGGGCCGTGGCCGCCCGAGCGCTGGTGCAGGGACGGGTGCGGCTGCCCAGGACGGTGGGCGTGCTGCTGCTGGCCCCGCTCGCGCTGCCGCCGTTCGCCGTCGCGCTGGGCCTGGACGTGGCGCTGCTGCGGGCTCGGGTACCGGGGCCGCTCGGGGTCCTGCTGCTGCTCACCGTGGCCGCGGTCCCGTACACGACCTACACCATGCGGGTGGCCTGGGGCGCCTACGACGCGGCGGTGGAGGACGAGGCCCGAACCCTGGGCGCCGGGCGCCGCGCGGTCCTCCTGCGGGTGCGCCTGCCCGCGCTGGCGCCGGCACTCTCGGGTGCCGCGTTCCTGGCCTTCCTCGTCGGCTGGAGCGACTACGTGGTGACCCTGCTCGTCGGCGGTGGTCGACTGGTCACCGTGCCGCTGCTCGTCGGGTCCTCCGCCGCCGCCGTGGGCAACGACGCCCTCGTCGCCGTGCTGTCGCTGGCCGCGGTGGCACCCCCGCTGGTGCTGCTCGTGGCTGTCGCCGCCCTGCGCCGGGGCCGGACGTGA
- a CDS encoding YlxR family protein, producing the protein MSTGPERAARAPERTCVGCRVRAPATGLLRVVVQGSSVIPDPRRRLPGRGASVHPTEECVGLAEKRRAFGRALRAPGQLDVSAVRTYVARTRDGLHPDISTPEHSSST; encoded by the coding sequence GTGTCCACAGGTCCCGAGCGTGCTGCCCGGGCTCCTGAGCGGACCTGCGTGGGGTGTCGGGTCCGCGCTCCGGCCACCGGACTCCTCCGGGTGGTGGTCCAGGGATCGTCCGTGATCCCTGACCCCCGTCGCAGGCTCCCCGGCCGTGGTGCCTCCGTGCACCCCACCGAGGAGTGCGTGGGCCTCGCGGAGAAGCGCCGGGCGTTCGGCCGGGCGCTGAGAGCACCCGGTCAGCTCGACGTCAGTGCCGTGCGGACCTACGTGGCCCGGACGCGTGACGGGCTCCACCCGGACATCTCCACCCCGGAGCACAGCAGCAGCACGTGA
- a CDS encoding DHH family phosphoesterase: MTTVSGTETDARGAAELLEQATSVTVVCHVNPDADALGSALALGTALRRRGTPVQVAFADPAETPESLRTLPGGDLLVAPGEVSHEVDVLVVVDCGSAGRMGALRDRMSGAREVLVVDHHVSNARFGSINLVDGAAESTTVLVCEVLDAWGVPLDRDLAHCLYAGLVTDTASFRWARPATHELAARLLATGIDPVDVSRPLMDTHPFGWLGMLASVLGSAGLHREAAGGLGLAHAVVRCSDREGMRAEETESVVDLVRTASEAEVAAVLKEGPPRQWSVSLRAKSVVDVSAVAALLGGGGHRRSAGYTARGSSEDVLAALRTALG, encoded by the coding sequence ATGACCACCGTGAGCGGCACCGAGACCGACGCTCGCGGAGCGGCGGAGCTGCTGGAGCAGGCCACGTCGGTGACGGTGGTGTGCCACGTGAACCCGGACGCCGACGCCCTGGGTAGCGCCCTGGCGCTCGGCACGGCGCTGCGCCGCCGGGGCACCCCCGTGCAGGTGGCCTTCGCCGATCCGGCGGAGACCCCGGAGAGCCTGCGCACCCTGCCCGGCGGTGACCTGCTCGTCGCGCCCGGCGAGGTGTCCCACGAGGTGGACGTGCTCGTGGTCGTGGACTGCGGCTCGGCCGGCCGGATGGGTGCGCTGCGGGACCGGATGTCCGGGGCCCGCGAGGTGCTCGTGGTCGACCACCACGTCTCCAACGCCCGGTTCGGCAGCATCAACCTCGTCGACGGCGCCGCGGAGTCCACCACCGTGCTGGTGTGCGAGGTGCTCGACGCCTGGGGCGTGCCGTTGGACCGCGACCTCGCCCACTGCCTCTACGCGGGTCTGGTCACCGACACCGCGTCCTTCCGGTGGGCCCGCCCGGCCACGCACGAGCTCGCCGCCCGGCTGCTGGCCACCGGCATCGATCCGGTGGACGTCTCCCGCCCGCTGATGGACACCCACCCGTTCGGCTGGCTGGGCATGCTCGCCAGCGTGCTCGGCTCCGCCGGGCTGCACCGCGAGGCGGCCGGCGGGCTCGGACTGGCCCACGCGGTGGTGCGCTGCAGCGACCGCGAGGGGATGCGCGCCGAGGAGACCGAGAGCGTGGTCGACCTCGTCCGCACCGCCTCGGAGGCCGAGGTGGCGGCCGTGCTCAAGGAGGGGCCGCCCCGGCAGTGGTCGGTCTCGCTGCGGGCCAAGAGCGTGGTGGACGTCTCGGCCGTGGCCGCCCTCCTCGGCGGTGGCGGGCACCGGCGCTCGGCCGGCTACACGGCGCGCGGCAGCTCGGAGGACGTCCTCGCGGCCCTGCGCACCGCGCTGGGGTGA
- a CDS encoding TVP38/TMEM64 family protein — MLLPASRSRVVVLSVLVVGAVAVALLVDLPSAERLGAVVDGARPWGWLLVVGGYAVAALLPVPKSVLTVAAGAVLGIGVGLAVVLAGATLGAAIAFALARWLGAGTAALDRWPRVVDLLERRGLLAVVVLRLVPLVPFTALNYAAGLSPVRPVDYVLGTAVGMLPGTAAAVTLGAYGSDPGSTPFLLAVAAVVLLVGGGALAARRWHARA; from the coding sequence GTGCTGCTGCCGGCGTCCCGCTCCCGCGTGGTGGTGCTCTCGGTGCTGGTCGTGGGCGCAGTGGCCGTGGCCCTGCTGGTGGACCTGCCGTCCGCGGAGCGGCTGGGAGCAGTGGTCGACGGGGCGAGACCCTGGGGCTGGCTGCTCGTCGTCGGCGGCTACGCGGTGGCGGCGCTGCTCCCGGTGCCCAAGTCCGTGCTCACGGTGGCCGCGGGGGCGGTGCTGGGCATCGGCGTGGGGTTGGCGGTGGTGCTCGCCGGGGCGACGCTGGGGGCAGCGATCGCGTTCGCCCTCGCCCGGTGGCTGGGTGCGGGTACGGCGGCGCTGGACCGCTGGCCACGGGTGGTGGACCTGCTGGAGCGCCGCGGGCTGCTGGCCGTGGTGGTGCTGAGACTGGTGCCGCTGGTCCCGTTCACCGCGCTGAACTACGCCGCGGGGCTCAGCCCGGTGCGGCCGGTCGACTACGTGCTGGGCACCGCCGTCGGGATGCTCCCGGGGACGGCGGCCGCGGTCACCCTGGGGGCGTACGGGTCCGATCCCGGGTCCACCCCCTTCCTGCTCGCCGTGGCGGCGGTGGTGCTGCTCGTGGGGGGCGGCGCGCTGGCCGCCAGGCGGTGGCACGCCCGTGCTTGA
- a CDS encoding ferritin-like domain-containing protein: MNVTEQQALDDALAAEHAAVYAYGVVAAFAPAQRGEAVAAATAAHAARRDAATDALTTDGATAVPSATGYALPVTVTDGVTALQLAATVEDATAQAWRAVLERSDPAAERSGPTVPVPAEVPLDLRTTAVAALTDCAVRAAGWRVALGSVPATRAFPGQPVTTGG, translated from the coding sequence GTGAACGTCACCGAGCAGCAGGCGCTGGACGACGCCCTGGCCGCCGAGCACGCCGCGGTCTACGCCTACGGCGTGGTGGCCGCCTTCGCCCCGGCGCAGCGCGGCGAGGCCGTCGCCGCCGCGACCGCTGCCCACGCAGCCCGGCGGGACGCCGCCACCGACGCGCTGACCACCGACGGTGCCACCGCCGTGCCGTCCGCGACGGGGTACGCGTTGCCGGTCACGGTGACCGACGGCGTCACGGCCCTGCAGCTCGCCGCCACGGTCGAGGACGCCACCGCGCAGGCGTGGCGCGCGGTGCTCGAGCGCAGCGACCCGGCGGCGGAGCGCAGCGGACCGACGGTTCCGGTCCCCGCCGAGGTGCCCCTGGACCTGCGCACGACGGCCGTCGCGGCACTCACCGACTGTGCCGTCCGGGCGGCCGGGTGGCGGGTGGCGCTGGGATCCGTCCCGGCCACCAGGGCGTTCCCCGGGCAGCCGGTCACGACAGGAGGATGA
- the truB gene encoding tRNA pseudouridine(55) synthase TruB — MPPHRRPPTGLDGAGLLVVDKPAGMTSHDVVARCRKLLGTRKIGHAGTLDPMATGVLVLGVERATKMLGLLSLTTKAYTATVRLGQSFDTDDAEGELLEAPGATAVDPAALAAAVAALTGDIQQVPASVSALKVDGQRAHVRVRAGEQLDLPARPVTVSRFDVVAQRVVEVDGLAVLDLDVEVDCTSGTYVRALARDLGAALGTGGHLTVLRRTRVGPFTLDHASTLEQLADDPRVSLDADEAALTAFGRREIDLEEAVVVSHGRWLEPRGVVGVHAAVGPDGRVVALLEESGGRARTVMVVRPSTLGPAPDLPPGPVQVPDTGQP; from the coding sequence GTGCCCCCCCACCGCCGCCCCCCCACCGGTCTCGACGGCGCCGGACTGCTGGTGGTGGACAAGCCCGCCGGCATGACCAGCCACGACGTGGTGGCCCGCTGCCGCAAGCTGCTGGGCACCCGCAAGATCGGCCACGCCGGCACTCTCGACCCGATGGCCACCGGCGTGCTGGTGCTCGGGGTCGAGCGGGCCACCAAGATGCTCGGCCTGCTCAGCCTCACCACCAAGGCTTACACCGCCACGGTGCGCCTGGGGCAGTCCTTCGACACCGACGACGCGGAGGGCGAGCTGCTCGAGGCGCCGGGGGCCACCGCCGTGGACCCCGCCGCCCTCGCCGCGGCCGTGGCGGCCCTGACCGGGGACATCCAGCAGGTGCCCGCCAGCGTCAGCGCGCTCAAGGTCGACGGCCAGCGCGCCCACGTCCGGGTCCGCGCCGGCGAGCAGCTGGACCTGCCGGCCCGCCCGGTGACGGTGAGCCGCTTCGACGTCGTGGCGCAGCGGGTGGTCGAGGTGGACGGGCTCGCGGTGCTCGACCTCGACGTCGAGGTGGACTGCACCTCCGGCACCTACGTCCGTGCCCTGGCCCGTGACCTCGGGGCCGCGCTGGGCACCGGTGGGCACCTCACCGTGCTGCGGCGCACCCGGGTGGGCCCGTTCACCCTGGACCACGCCAGCACCCTGGAGCAGCTGGCCGACGACCCGCGGGTCAGCCTGGACGCCGACGAGGCCGCCCTCACCGCGTTCGGGCGCCGCGAGATCGACCTCGAGGAGGCCGTGGTGGTCAGCCACGGCCGCTGGCTGGAGCCGCGGGGCGTGGTCGGGGTGCACGCCGCGGTGGGTCCGGACGGGCGCGTGGTCGCGCTGCTGGAGGAGTCGGGCGGCCGCGCGCGCACCGTCATGGTCGTGCGGCCCTCGACGCTGGGCCCCGCTCCCGACCTCCCGCCGGGTCCGGTTCAGGTCCCCGACACCGGGCAGCCGTAG